The proteins below are encoded in one region of Alistipes indistinctus YIT 12060:
- a CDS encoding homoserine O-acetyltransferase family protein gives MPEQTIPLPADVRYFTPAGPFRLECGAAIPLRIAYHTYGTFTGDNALWVCHALTANSEVADWWPHTVEAGKFLDPARWFTVCANIVGSCYGTTGPASPDPATGKPYYGAFPPVTVRDMARANLLLADHLGIAHARAVIGSSIGGFQALEMALERPGFARKLILIATAARAQPWTIAADEAQRMALEADTTFGTDSPDAGRRGIEAARAIGLLTYRGSSAYNATQQEHDDPDKTRGFRACSYQRHQGEKLSRRFDAYSYRRITEAFDSHNVGRGRGGVERALGTIGADTLVVGITSDIILPVGEQLALWRHIPHCRMELIVSDFGHDGFLVEHAKLDAILGPFIES, from the coding sequence ATGCCCGAACAGACCATACCCCTTCCCGCCGACGTGCGGTACTTCACCCCCGCCGGGCCGTTCCGGCTCGAATGCGGCGCGGCGATTCCGCTGAGGATCGCCTACCACACCTACGGTACCTTCACGGGCGACAACGCCCTGTGGGTCTGCCACGCGCTGACGGCCAACTCCGAGGTAGCCGACTGGTGGCCGCACACGGTCGAAGCGGGCAAGTTCCTCGACCCGGCGCGCTGGTTCACGGTCTGCGCGAACATCGTCGGCTCGTGCTACGGCACCACGGGACCCGCGAGCCCCGACCCCGCCACGGGAAAGCCCTATTACGGCGCCTTCCCGCCGGTAACCGTCCGCGACATGGCGCGGGCAAACCTGCTGTTGGCAGACCACCTCGGCATCGCGCACGCCCGCGCTGTGATCGGCAGTTCGATCGGCGGCTTCCAGGCGCTCGAGATGGCGCTCGAACGGCCCGGTTTCGCCCGGAAGCTGATCCTGATCGCCACGGCGGCCCGCGCCCAGCCGTGGACCATCGCTGCGGACGAAGCGCAGCGCATGGCCCTCGAGGCCGACACCACGTTCGGCACCGACTCTCCGGACGCCGGGCGCCGGGGCATAGAAGCCGCACGCGCGATCGGTCTGCTGACCTACCGCGGCTCGTCGGCCTACAACGCGACGCAGCAGGAACACGACGACCCGGACAAGACGCGGGGATTCCGCGCCTGCTCCTACCAACGGCACCAGGGCGAAAAGCTGAGCCGCCGTTTCGACGCCTACTCTTACCGGCGCATCACCGAGGCATTCGACTCGCACAACGTCGGGCGCGGCCGCGGCGGCGTGGAGCGCGCGCTGGGCACTATCGGGGCCGACACGCTGGTGGTGGGGATCACTTCGGACATCATCCTGCCCGTGGGCGAACAGCTAGCCCTCTGGCGGCACATCCCGCACTGCCGCATGGAACTGATCGTTTCGGATTTCGGACACGACGGCTTCCTGGTCGAACATGCCAAACTGGACGCCATTTTGGGGCCGTTCATCGAAAGTTGA